A region from the Sphingomonas flavescens genome encodes:
- the paaC gene encoding 1,2-phenylacetyl-CoA epoxidase subunit PaaC, with product MAPSLPPIRPEDEAVAAKLRPRGAFDPKAQDDHEPVRRDLLLRLGDDALILGQRLSEWCGHGPALEVDISLANLALDLVGQATLLLGEAGDGDQLAFHRDVLDFKNCLLVEQPNGDFAQTMARHLLYTTWQHMLLQRLTGSSDKFLSEFAHKAVKEVAYHRELAADWVVRLGDGTDESARRMAEGLDWCWRFVPELFDVDEPMRAAIDRGLVPDPRTFEDEYREAIAAVLGEAQLVVPDDQRAILGGRTGHHSEHLGHLLAVMQFLPRTYPDAVW from the coding sequence ATGGCGCCGTCATTGCCGCCGATCCGGCCCGAGGATGAGGCCGTGGCCGCGAAGCTGCGCCCGCGTGGCGCGTTCGATCCGAAGGCGCAGGATGACCATGAGCCGGTGCGGCGGGACCTGCTGCTTCGGCTGGGCGACGATGCGCTAATCCTGGGGCAGCGGCTGAGCGAATGGTGTGGGCATGGGCCGGCGCTGGAGGTCGACATCAGCCTTGCCAACCTGGCGCTGGACCTGGTCGGGCAGGCGACCTTGCTGTTGGGCGAAGCGGGGGACGGCGACCAGCTGGCGTTTCACCGCGACGTGCTGGACTTCAAAAATTGCCTGCTGGTCGAGCAGCCGAACGGCGACTTCGCGCAGACGATGGCGCGGCACCTGCTGTACACGACGTGGCAGCACATGCTGCTGCAGCGGTTGACGGGGTCGAGCGACAAGTTCCTGAGCGAATTCGCGCACAAGGCGGTCAAGGAAGTCGCCTATCATCGCGAGCTTGCCGCCGACTGGGTGGTGCGGCTGGGCGACGGGACGGACGAGAGCGCGCGGCGGATGGCCGAGGGTCTCGACTGGTGCTGGCGCTTCGTGCCCGAGCTGTTTGACGTCGACGAGCCGATGCGGGCGGCGATTGATCGCGGGCTGGTACCAGACCCGCGGACATTCGAGGATGAGTATCGCGAGGCGATCGCGGCGGTGCTCGGCGAGGCGCAGCTGGTGGTGCCGGACGACCAGCGCGCGATTCTCGGCGGGCGGACAGGTCACCACAGCGAGCATCTCGGCCATCTGCTGGCGGTGATGCAGTTCCTGCCGCGCACCTATCCCGACGCGGTCTGGTAA
- the paaB gene encoding 1,2-phenylacetyl-CoA epoxidase subunit PaaB — protein MSGDWPLWEVFVRAKGGLAHRHVGSVHAPDAELALAHARDTYTRRQEGVSLWVVRSADIVASDPDQAGELFEPAESKIYRHPTFYDIPDEVKHI, from the coding sequence GTGAGTGGCGATTGGCCGCTCTGGGAGGTCTTCGTCCGCGCCAAGGGTGGCCTTGCGCATCGCCATGTTGGCAGCGTTCATGCTCCTGACGCGGAGCTCGCACTCGCCCATGCGCGCGACACCTACACGCGGCGGCAGGAAGGCGTGAGCCTGTGGGTCGTGCGGTCGGCGGACATCGTCGCGTCCGATCCTGACCAAGCCGGCGAGCTGTTTGAGCCCGCCGAGAGCAAGATCTACCGCCACCCGACGTTCTACGACATTCCGGACGAAGTGAAGCACATCTGA
- the paaA gene encoding 1,2-phenylacetyl-CoA epoxidase subunit PaaA: MYTTELQKTAKIESLEDPKLLEAFEARVAADEFIEPKDWMPEAYRRTLTRQISQHAHSEIVGMLPEGNWITRAPSLRRKAILLAKVQDEAGHGLYLYCAAETLGTSRDQMTEALLSGKAKYSTIFNYPTLTWADIGAIGWLVDGAAIMNQVPLQRTSYGPYARAMVRVCKEESFHQRQGYEIMIALANGTPEQKRMAQDALNRWWWPSLMMFGPPDENSPNTAQSMRWRIKRETNDELRQKFVDITKPQADFLGLTVPDPDLAWNEEKGGYDFGTIDWEEFYAVVRGEGPVAKERMKARRDAWEDGAWVREAAEAHAGKRRARKAA; the protein is encoded by the coding sequence ATGTACACGACGGAATTGCAGAAGACCGCGAAGATCGAGAGTCTCGAGGACCCGAAGCTGCTCGAAGCGTTCGAGGCGCGGGTTGCGGCGGATGAATTCATCGAGCCCAAGGACTGGATGCCCGAGGCCTATCGGCGGACGCTGACGCGGCAGATTAGCCAGCATGCGCACAGCGAGATCGTCGGCATGCTGCCTGAGGGTAACTGGATCACGCGCGCGCCGTCGCTTCGGCGCAAGGCGATCCTGCTCGCGAAGGTGCAGGACGAGGCGGGGCACGGGCTCTACCTCTATTGCGCGGCGGAGACTTTGGGCACGAGCCGGGATCAGATGACCGAGGCGCTGCTCAGCGGCAAAGCGAAATACTCGACGATCTTCAACTATCCGACGCTGACCTGGGCGGACATCGGCGCGATCGGCTGGCTGGTCGACGGTGCGGCAATCATGAACCAGGTGCCGCTGCAGCGGACGAGCTACGGCCCCTACGCCCGCGCGATGGTTCGCGTGTGCAAGGAAGAGAGCTTCCACCAGCGCCAGGGCTACGAGATCATGATCGCGCTGGCGAACGGGACGCCCGAGCAGAAGCGAATGGCGCAGGACGCGCTGAACCGCTGGTGGTGGCCGAGCCTGATGATGTTCGGCCCGCCCGACGAGAATAGCCCCAACACGGCGCAGTCGATGCGCTGGCGAATCAAGCGCGAGACCAATGACGAGCTGCGGCAGAAGTTCGTCGACATCACCAAGCCGCAGGCGGACTTCCTTGGCCTGACCGTGCCGGACCCGGATCTCGCCTGGAACGAGGAGAAGGGCGGCTACGATTTCGGCACGATCGACTGGGAAGAATTCTACGCGGTGGTGCGCGGTGAAGGGCCTGTCGCCAAGGAGCGCATGAAAGCGCGCCGCGATGCCTGGGAGGATGGCGCCTGGGTCCGCGAAGCCGCGGAGGCGCACGCCGGGAAGCGCCGTGCGAGGAAGGCGGCGTGA
- the paaI gene encoding hydroxyphenylacetyl-CoA thioesterase PaaI, with product MRKRSEGEGVDANSLARRVADHMLAAEGTGPAWDLKIEDVREDYARVSMVVRADMLNGHGFAHGGMIFALADSAFAYVCNGANNASVAAQASIVFLDKVQEGETLIAEASEIAREGRAGVTRVAVSAGDGRKVAEFTGYSRTLGGAVVEV from the coding sequence ATGCGAAAGCGTAGCGAAGGAGAGGGTGTGGACGCAAACTCACTTGCGCGGCGCGTGGCCGATCACATGCTGGCGGCGGAGGGAACCGGGCCGGCCTGGGACCTGAAGATCGAGGACGTGCGCGAGGATTATGCGCGGGTGTCGATGGTGGTGCGCGCGGACATGCTGAACGGCCACGGCTTTGCGCATGGCGGGATGATCTTCGCCCTCGCGGACAGCGCCTTCGCCTACGTTTGCAACGGCGCCAATAACGCCAGCGTCGCGGCGCAGGCGTCGATCGTGTTCCTCGACAAGGTGCAGGAGGGCGAGACGCTGATCGCCGAAGCGAGCGAGATTGCGCGCGAGGGAAGAGCGGGCGTGACGCGCGTTGCGGTAAGTGCAGGAGATGGCCGCAAGGTCGCCGAGTTCACCGGCTATTCGCGCACGCTCGGCGGAGCGGTCGTCGAGGTTTGA
- the paaG gene encoding 2-(1,2-epoxy-1,2-dihydrophenyl)acetyl-CoA isomerase PaaG, with the protein MAYETIDFKADGAIARITLNRPDRLNSFTKAMHQELRAAMAEAETARVIVVTGAGRGFCAGQDLNDRAVAPGEAVDLGDTVEVSWNPLVRLLAEAPQPIIARVNGVAAGAGASLALACDLVVAARSAKFIQSFAAIGLVPDTGGSWHLTRHLGQARAMGLALTGEPLTAEQAADWGLIWRCVDDDALDATVDALAEKLAAMPPLGLAAIKSMIRTSWDRSLNEELTLQRDEMRRLGFTEDYREGVAAFLEKRPATFTGR; encoded by the coding sequence ATGGCTTACGAGACCATCGACTTCAAGGCGGACGGCGCGATCGCCCGCATCACGCTCAACCGCCCAGACCGGCTCAACAGCTTCACCAAGGCGATGCATCAGGAATTGCGCGCGGCGATGGCCGAGGCTGAGACCGCGCGCGTCATCGTCGTCACCGGCGCGGGTCGAGGCTTCTGCGCGGGGCAGGACCTCAACGACCGGGCGGTGGCGCCCGGCGAAGCGGTCGATCTCGGCGACACGGTGGAAGTCTCCTGGAATCCGCTGGTCAGGCTGCTCGCCGAGGCCCCTCAGCCCATCATCGCCCGCGTGAACGGCGTCGCGGCTGGCGCAGGCGCCAGCCTCGCGCTCGCCTGCGACCTTGTCGTTGCCGCCCGCTCTGCCAAGTTCATCCAGAGCTTCGCCGCCATCGGCCTGGTGCCCGACACTGGCGGCAGCTGGCACCTGACGCGCCACCTCGGCCAGGCCCGCGCGATGGGCCTTGCGCTCACTGGCGAACCACTGACAGCCGAGCAGGCCGCGGACTGGGGCCTGATCTGGAGGTGCGTCGACGACGACGCGCTCGACGCCACGGTCGACGCGCTCGCCGAAAAGCTGGCCGCCATGCCGCCGCTCGGTCTCGCCGCGATCAAGAGCATGATCCGCACCAGCTGGGACCGCAGCCTCAATGAAGAACTCACGCTGCAGCGCGACGAAATGCGCCGCCTCGGTTTCACCGAAGACTATCGCGAGGGCGTCGCCGCCTTCCTCGAAAAGCGTCCGGCGACGTTCACGGGGCGCTGA
- a CDS encoding phosphotransferase family protein, with protein MSEQAIDEGALADWLEANVEGFAGPLTLTKFPSGQSNPTYRIHATSGDYVLRRKPFGPLLPSAHAVDREYRLLSGLYPLGFPVPEPLALCDDPEIIGAIFYVMEMAKGRPYANGALPDFDSATRRRMYEQLVDTLAELHTIDPEKAELGDFGRPGNYFERQVARWTRQYRDSETDYIPEMERLIAFLPGTLPEQSRVSVVHGDYRIDNVVFDGDGTLTAVLDWELATLGDPLADFSYLAMQWMMPADGAAGLAGLDLAALGIPTLNEAAERYAERSGVPVAGQLDWYFAYNLFRLAGIVQGIKKRVIDRTASHAQAAEMAKRVPMLAQTAWSFAQRAGA; from the coding sequence ATGAGCGAGCAGGCGATCGACGAAGGCGCCCTAGCGGATTGGCTGGAGGCCAATGTCGAGGGGTTCGCCGGGCCGCTTACGCTGACCAAGTTCCCGTCGGGGCAGTCGAACCCGACTTACCGCATCCACGCGACGTCCGGCGATTATGTGCTGCGGCGGAAGCCGTTCGGGCCGTTGCTGCCTTCAGCGCATGCGGTCGACCGCGAGTATCGGTTGCTGTCGGGGCTGTATCCGCTGGGGTTTCCGGTGCCGGAGCCGCTGGCTCTGTGTGACGATCCGGAGATCATTGGCGCGATCTTTTACGTGATGGAGATGGCCAAGGGTCGGCCCTATGCGAACGGCGCGCTGCCCGATTTCGACTCGGCGACCCGGCGTCGCATGTACGAGCAATTGGTCGACACATTGGCCGAGCTCCACACGATCGATCCGGAGAAAGCCGAACTCGGCGACTTCGGTCGGCCGGGCAATTATTTCGAGCGGCAGGTCGCGCGCTGGACGCGGCAGTATCGCGATTCCGAGACCGACTATATTCCGGAGATGGAGCGGCTGATCGCCTTCCTGCCGGGCACGCTGCCGGAGCAGTCCCGGGTGTCGGTGGTGCATGGCGACTATCGCATCGACAATGTCGTGTTCGACGGCGACGGGACGCTGACCGCGGTCCTCGACTGGGAGCTGGCAACCTTGGGCGATCCGCTGGCGGACTTTTCCTACCTGGCGATGCAGTGGATGATGCCGGCGGATGGGGCCGCTGGGCTGGCGGGGCTGGATTTGGCGGCGCTGGGAATTCCGACCTTGAATGAAGCGGCCGAGCGTTACGCGGAGCGCTCCGGCGTGCCGGTTGCGGGCCAGCTCGACTGGTATTTCGCTTACAATCTCTTCCGGCTGGCGGGGATCGTCCAGGGCATCAAGAAACGCGTGATCGACCGGACGGCGAGCCATGCGCAGGCCGCGGAAATGGCGAAGCGCGTGCCGATGCTGGCGCAGACGGCGTGGAGTTTTGCACAGAGGGCGGGCGCTTAG
- a CDS encoding acyl-CoA dehydrogenase family protein, translating to MDFSLSSTETGWRDRVRDFMNSEVRPRAGDYDAQQREGGRWKELPVVEELKEKARAQGLWNLFMPPSHGATPVDDSFKFDGPGLSNLEYALCAEEMGRILWSSEVFNCSAPDTGNMEVLNRYGTREQKDEWLEPLMEGQIRSAFLMTEPDVASSDATNIKCRIEMRGNEYVVNGRKWWSSGAGDPRCKVAILMGKTDPEAEKHKQQSMILLPLDAPGVTIKRHLPVFGYDDAPHGHMEIELDDVRVPPSNMLLGEGRGFEIAQGRLGPGRIHHCMRTIGAAEEALDAMVKRLMSRTTFGKTIAEQGVWEERVANARIDIEMTRLLCLKAADMMDRAGNKAAQGEIAMIKVAAPIMALKIIDDAIQAFGAAGVSEDAGLARSYASIRTLRLADGPDEVHRRAIARLEYKKHR from the coding sequence ATGGACTTCAGCCTCAGCTCCACGGAGACCGGTTGGCGCGACCGCGTCCGCGATTTCATGAACAGCGAAGTACGGCCCCGCGCCGGCGATTACGACGCGCAGCAGCGCGAGGGCGGGCGATGGAAAGAGCTCCCGGTCGTCGAGGAACTGAAGGAAAAGGCGCGGGCGCAGGGGCTGTGGAACCTGTTCATGCCCCCGTCCCACGGCGCCACCCCGGTGGACGACAGCTTCAAATTCGACGGGCCGGGTTTGAGCAACCTCGAATATGCGCTGTGCGCCGAGGAGATGGGGCGCATCCTGTGGTCGTCGGAGGTCTTCAACTGCTCCGCGCCCGACACGGGCAACATGGAGGTGCTCAACCGCTACGGCACGCGCGAGCAGAAGGACGAGTGGCTCGAGCCGCTGATGGAAGGCCAGATCCGCTCGGCCTTTTTGATGACCGAGCCGGACGTCGCCTCGTCCGACGCGACCAACATCAAGTGCCGCATCGAGATGCGCGGCAACGAATATGTCGTGAACGGACGCAAATGGTGGTCGAGCGGGGCGGGGGATCCGCGCTGCAAGGTCGCGATCCTGATGGGCAAGACCGATCCGGAGGCCGAGAAGCACAAGCAGCAGTCGATGATCCTGCTGCCGCTCGACGCGCCCGGCGTGACGATCAAGCGGCACCTGCCGGTGTTCGGCTATGACGATGCGCCTCACGGGCACATGGAAATCGAGCTCGACGACGTGCGCGTGCCGCCGTCGAACATGCTGCTGGGCGAGGGCCGCGGGTTCGAGATCGCGCAGGGGCGGCTTGGGCCGGGGCGCATCCACCATTGCATGCGGACCATCGGCGCGGCCGAGGAGGCGCTCGACGCGATGGTCAAGCGGCTGATGTCGCGCACCACCTTCGGCAAGACGATCGCCGAGCAGGGCGTGTGGGAAGAGCGCGTTGCCAATGCGCGCATCGACATCGAGATGACGCGGCTGCTGTGCTTGAAGGCGGCAGACATGATGGACCGCGCCGGCAACAAGGCCGCGCAGGGCGAGATCGCAATGATCAAGGTTGCGGCGCCGATCATGGCGCTGAAGATCATCGACGATGCGATCCAAGCCTTCGGCGCGGCAGGTGTGTCCGAGGATGCTGGGCTGGCCCGCAGCTATGCGTCGATCCGGACGCTGCGGCTGGCAGACGGGCCGGACGAGGTGCACCGCCGCGCGATCGCCCGGCTGGAATATAAAAAGCATCGATGA
- a CDS encoding SDR family NAD(P)-dependent oxidoreductase yields MARLAGKVAIVTGAASGIGKATVELFRSEGATVIGADVGDGADRRSDAGDEADVKSLIEEVAAEYGRLDIMFANAGVSGGFSSIAEQTAEDWAEILRVNLIGPFLAIKYAAPLMRERGGSIICTASVAGLRSGAGGAAYSASKAGVINLVQTAAQQLSGSGIRVNAICPGLIETGMTKPIYDMARDRGQEKRIGELNPLARGGEPSEIAQAALFLASDDASYVNGTALVVDGGLASSHPTTRRFDIRML; encoded by the coding sequence ATGGCAAGACTGGCAGGCAAGGTCGCGATCGTCACCGGCGCGGCATCGGGCATCGGCAAGGCGACGGTCGAACTGTTCCGAAGCGAGGGCGCAACGGTCATCGGCGCGGACGTCGGCGATGGCGCGGACCGCCGCTCGGACGCCGGCGACGAAGCGGACGTCAAAAGCCTGATCGAGGAAGTCGCCGCGGAATACGGCCGGCTCGACATCATGTTCGCCAACGCCGGCGTCTCCGGCGGCTTTTCCTCCATCGCCGAGCAGACCGCCGAGGACTGGGCCGAGATCCTCCGCGTCAACCTGATCGGCCCGTTCCTCGCCATCAAATATGCCGCGCCTTTGATGCGCGAGCGCGGCGGCTCGATCATCTGCACCGCCAGCGTTGCGGGCCTGCGCAGCGGCGCCGGCGGCGCAGCCTATTCCGCCAGCAAGGCGGGCGTCATCAACCTCGTCCAGACCGCCGCGCAGCAGCTCTCCGGAAGCGGCATCCGCGTCAACGCCATTTGCCCCGGCCTCATTGAAACCGGCATGACCAAGCCGATCTACGACATGGCCCGCGACCGCGGCCAGGAAAAGCGCATCGGTGAGCTCAACCCGCTCGCCCGCGGCGGCGAACCGAGCGAGATCGCGCAGGCCGCCCTCTTCCTTGCATCCGACGACGCCAGCTACGTCAACGGCACCGCGCTGGTCGTCGACGGCGGCCTCGCGAGCAGCCACCCGACCACGCGCCGCTTCGACATAAGAATGCTTTGA
- a CDS encoding PEPxxWA-CTERM sorting domain-containing protein — protein sequence MYKRISLRLTAALIMSSALVAPAAASVTVGTPSIGGNCFPFSCSYTGTYQQVYGASAFSGVTTINTVDFFAAAGFGALTSNLSSYTFSFYLTNLPVDGLTTNPALNRGTLLSSFGTFTPGTSYTFVGNSFTYNPALGNLLLDIQTAGSPNDFNAWSYSSTVGDQMSNMYRTSGTGPYATGSNGLVTRFSTTAVPEPSTWAMLLVGFFAIGAIARRSRRAEHAFPQLV from the coding sequence ATGTACAAGCGTATAAGCCTGCGGCTGACGGCCGCGTTGATCATGAGTTCTGCCCTGGTCGCGCCGGCCGCGGCGTCCGTGACCGTTGGCACGCCGTCGATCGGCGGGAATTGTTTCCCGTTCAGCTGCAGCTACACTGGGACCTACCAGCAGGTTTACGGCGCATCGGCGTTCTCGGGTGTGACGACGATCAACACCGTCGACTTTTTCGCCGCGGCAGGGTTTGGCGCGCTGACGAGCAATCTCAGTTCGTACACGTTCTCATTTTACCTGACGAACCTGCCGGTCGATGGCCTGACGACCAACCCGGCGCTCAATCGCGGCACGTTGCTGTCGAGCTTCGGCACGTTCACGCCGGGCACCAGCTACACGTTCGTGGGCAACAGCTTCACCTACAATCCAGCCCTGGGCAATCTGCTGCTCGACATCCAGACCGCGGGTTCGCCCAACGACTTCAACGCCTGGAGCTACAGCTCGACGGTCGGGGACCAGATGTCGAACATGTACCGCACGAGCGGTACCGGTCCCTATGCCACCGGGTCGAACGGCCTGGTGACCCGCTTCTCGACGACGGCCGTGCCGGAGCCTTCAACCTGGGCGATGCTGCTGGTCGGGTTCTTCGCGATCGGCGCCATCGCGCGGCGGAGCCGCCGTGCCGAGCACGCATTTCCCCAGCTAGTCTGA
- a CDS encoding JmjC domain-containing protein: MEFADFIAPMAVETFVADYFGKRPVHIRGASPRGGLLSMERLEQLLAVRPHWTEQNIKLILNSRPVAGEHFLDAKGATRLADPAKVEMFLRMGASLVGDHVEAIEPVVRGATAMLSRQFAGTAGANVYCSFQGVRAFASHCDLHEVFAVQLEGEKVWQIYENRADAPVETIQGPDAQGTIDRAKGRVMMTVTMQPGDLLYIPRGFFHDALASSDASLHLTFGVEPMNGLALFSLMERLAKRDPRFRAYLPDGRDDPAALRARLQELGAAVGELLGSPLLETEVIKQQRERVLGDPALALRDRQPLEHFATTGQPGAVLWTEAGALLRHSGGTQTVGILGELIEWTLGQQTFSREQLQARYAWLTPEEVDHVIRLLRDAGLFMSYQPQI, encoded by the coding sequence ATGGAATTTGCCGACTTCATCGCGCCGATGGCCGTCGAGACGTTCGTTGCCGACTATTTCGGCAAGCGACCCGTGCACATCCGTGGCGCTTCGCCGCGTGGCGGGCTGCTCTCGATGGAGCGGCTGGAGCAGTTGCTGGCGGTGCGGCCGCACTGGACCGAGCAGAACATCAAGCTGATCCTCAACAGCCGCCCGGTGGCTGGCGAGCATTTCCTGGATGCGAAGGGCGCCACGCGGCTGGCGGACCCGGCGAAGGTCGAGATGTTCTTGCGCATGGGCGCCAGCCTGGTCGGCGATCATGTCGAGGCGATCGAGCCGGTGGTGCGCGGCGCGACGGCCATGCTGTCGCGGCAGTTCGCCGGGACGGCGGGGGCCAACGTATATTGCTCGTTCCAGGGCGTTCGCGCCTTTGCGAGCCACTGCGATTTGCACGAGGTCTTCGCCGTCCAACTTGAGGGCGAAAAGGTCTGGCAGATCTACGAGAACCGCGCCGATGCGCCGGTGGAGACGATCCAGGGGCCGGATGCGCAAGGCACGATCGACCGCGCCAAGGGTCGGGTGATGATGACCGTTACGATGCAGCCGGGTGACCTGCTGTATATCCCTCGCGGGTTCTTCCACGATGCGCTGGCGAGTAGTGACGCATCGCTGCACCTGACGTTCGGCGTCGAGCCGATGAACGGGCTGGCGCTGTTCAGCCTGATGGAAAGATTGGCGAAGCGGGACCCTCGCTTCCGCGCTTATCTTCCCGATGGGCGGGATGATCCGGCGGCCTTGCGCGCGCGGTTGCAGGAACTGGGCGCGGCAGTGGGCGAGCTGCTGGGTTCGCCATTGCTGGAGACGGAGGTTATCAAGCAACAGCGTGAGCGGGTGCTCGGTGATCCGGCGCTGGCGCTGCGCGACCGTCAGCCGCTGGAACACTTTGCAACCACGGGGCAGCCGGGTGCGGTGCTATGGACTGAGGCCGGCGCATTGTTGCGACACTCGGGCGGGACGCAGACCGTGGGCATTCTCGGCGAGCTTATTGAGTGGACGCTCGGTCAGCAGACGTTTTCACGAGAGCAACTCCAGGCGCGATACGCGTGGCTGACCCCCGAAGAGGTCGACCATGTCATCAGACTCCTCCGCGATGCTGGTTTGTTCATGTCTTACCAGCCACAAATTTGA
- a CDS encoding DUF1993 domain-containing protein, translating into MSFGLWEASVPLFVNTLTDMRAWLDKAAAEGDEAALLAAALAPDMKPLPAQYQIASDTAKNALARLTGTEAPAMPDTEQSFAELRERCDKTISYLQQFDAASLADAETRDVELRFPNGMGYRWPGAAYLTGFALPNFYFHATTAYAILRNAGVALGKPDFLQHLGPPNLTA; encoded by the coding sequence ATGAGTTTCGGATTGTGGGAAGCCTCGGTGCCGCTGTTCGTCAACACCCTCACCGACATGCGCGCCTGGCTCGATAAGGCTGCGGCCGAAGGGGACGAGGCCGCGCTCCTGGCGGCAGCGCTCGCCCCCGACATGAAGCCGCTGCCCGCGCAATATCAGATCGCCTCGGACACGGCGAAGAACGCGCTCGCCCGCCTCACGGGAACCGAAGCGCCCGCCATGCCGGACACCGAGCAAAGCTTTGCCGAGCTTCGCGAGCGGTGCGACAAGACCATTTCCTATCTGCAGCAATTCGACGCCGCATCGCTCGCAGACGCGGAGACGCGCGATGTCGAGCTGCGCTTCCCCAATGGCATGGGTTATCGCTGGCCCGGCGCCGCCTATCTCACCGGTTTCGCGCTGCCCAACTTCTACTTCCACGCGACCACCGCCTACGCGATCCTGCGCAACGCCGGCGTCGCGCTAGGCAAGCCCGATTTCCTCCAACACCTCGGCCCGCCCAACCTCACCGCATGA